From a region of the Thermosulfurimonas sp. F29 genome:
- the ispH gene encoding 4-hydroxy-3-methylbut-2-enyl diphosphate reductase, whose amino-acid sequence MKVRLARKAGFCMGVRRAMRLALKAAETSSRPVYTYGPLIHNPQALELLERLGVRDLKKTKTAPEGVVIIRAHGVPPEEKEALAASGLEVIDGTCPRVARVQALARKYSREGYQVIVIGDRDHAEVRGILGYTGGRGVVVESFGDLESLPPLKRYVILSQTTQDEEIFELLSREILSRYPGGKVINTICHATHVRQESVRELARECPAIVVVGGRGSANTNRLVQIAGEEGARAFLVETPEELPLAELARYPRVGVSAGASTPNWLINGVVERLAAHGNPLRHLLRVLLYLHVPLALSAVLLLAGGFLILGKTPPLSAAVLVFLMVFFAHTWNSLVAREVLALCHPYKAAFYRKREKFLVSLSLGAFSGALLMGYRLGPQILMLVAILGGISALYSLTSLRGLFPGNRPLFITLYWIVLMGSFLVPSSPPGLPGFVLLGLIVLAVFFQILYLDLLDLFEDGFLGRESMAAWLGENRTLKLLMGLPIPEVLLILGMVFSAGWKFLILLGVPFLQTGITFFLRRKPLGRRVSLEYLGLSPSLLFMTLSLLVVKI is encoded by the coding sequence ATGAAGGTAAGGCTCGCCCGAAAAGCCGGCTTTTGCATGGGGGTGCGACGGGCCATGCGTCTGGCCCTGAAGGCCGCCGAAACCTCCTCCAGACCGGTCTATACCTATGGCCCCCTGATTCATAATCCCCAGGCCCTCGAACTCCTGGAACGGCTCGGGGTGCGCGACCTCAAAAAGACGAAAACCGCACCGGAGGGGGTGGTCATCATCCGGGCCCACGGAGTGCCTCCGGAGGAAAAGGAGGCCCTGGCGGCCTCGGGGCTTGAGGTGATTGACGGAACCTGTCCCCGGGTGGCCAGGGTCCAGGCCCTGGCGCGAAAGTATTCCCGGGAAGGCTATCAGGTAATCGTCATAGGGGATCGGGATCACGCCGAGGTAAGGGGAATCCTGGGTTATACCGGGGGGCGGGGAGTGGTGGTGGAAAGCTTCGGCGATCTCGAGAGTCTGCCCCCGCTAAAGAGGTATGTAATCCTCTCCCAGACCACTCAGGACGAAGAAATCTTTGAACTCCTTTCCCGGGAGATCCTTTCCCGTTATCCCGGAGGAAAGGTCATCAACACCATCTGCCACGCCACCCATGTGCGCCAGGAGAGTGTACGGGAGCTGGCGCGGGAATGCCCGGCCATAGTGGTGGTGGGAGGAAGGGGAAGTGCCAACACTAACCGGCTCGTCCAGATCGCCGGGGAGGAGGGGGCACGGGCCTTCCTGGTGGAAACCCCGGAGGAGTTGCCGCTTGCGGAACTGGCCCGATACCCCCGTGTGGGGGTGAGTGCCGGTGCCTCCACCCCCAACTGGCTCATAAACGGCGTGGTGGAACGACTGGCCGCCCACGGGAATCCCCTGCGGCACCTGCTGCGTGTGCTCCTCTATCTGCATGTACCGCTGGCCCTTTCCGCGGTCTTGCTTCTGGCCGGAGGCTTCCTTATACTCGGAAAAACTCCGCCTCTTTCCGCAGCGGTTCTTGTATTCCTCATGGTCTTTTTTGCCCACACCTGGAACTCCCTGGTAGCCCGCGAGGTTCTGGCCCTGTGTCATCCCTACAAGGCCGCTTTCTACCGAAAACGGGAAAAGTTTCTGGTATCGTTATCCCTGGGGGCCTTTTCCGGGGCTCTCCTGATGGGCTATCGCCTGGGACCTCAGATTCTCATGCTTGTGGCTATTCTGGGAGGGATTTCGGCCCTCTACAGCCTCACCTCCCTGAGGGGACTCTTTCCGGGGAATCGCCCCCTATTCATTACTCTTTACTGGATCGTCCTGATGGGCTCTTTTCTGGTCCCTTCCTCGCCGCCGGGTCTGCCGGGCTTTGTGCTCCTCGGACTTATTGTTCTAGCCGTCTTCTTTCAAATTCTCTACCTGGATCTCCTGGATCTTTTCGAGGACGGCTTTCTCGGTCGCGAATCCATGGCGGCCTGGCTCGGAGAAAATCGAACCCTGAAACTCCTTATGGGATTACCCATTCCTGAAGTCCTCCTGATCCTGGGGATGGTCTTTTCGGCGGGCTGGAAGTTCCTGATCCTTCTTGGGGTCCCGTTCCTTCAGACAGGAATCACCTTTTTCCTGCGCCGCAAACCCTTAGGCCGAAGGGTGTCTCTTGAATACCTCGGTCTTTCTCCTTCCCTGCTCTTCATGACCCTGAGTCTTCTGGTGGTGAAAATTTAG
- the tadA gene encoding tRNA adenosine(34) deaminase TadA, whose protein sequence is MSGDKDRFFMLEALREAEKAFREGEVPVGAVLVSPEGEILARAHNRPLGLCDPTAHAEILVLREGARRVGNYRLLGTTLYVTLEPCPMCAGALVHARVKRLVFGARDERTGACGSLYDLVRDPRLNHRLEVEEGILAEEAALLLREFFRLRR, encoded by the coding sequence ATGTCCGGGGACAAAGATCGCTTTTTTATGCTAGAGGCGCTGCGGGAGGCCGAAAAGGCCTTTCGGGAAGGGGAGGTTCCGGTGGGAGCGGTACTGGTATCTCCGGAGGGGGAAATCCTGGCCCGGGCGCACAATCGTCCCCTGGGGCTGTGTGATCCCACGGCGCACGCCGAAATCCTGGTCTTAAGGGAAGGGGCTCGCCGGGTGGGAAATTACCGTCTCCTCGGGACCACGCTTTATGTAACCCTGGAACCCTGTCCCATGTGCGCCGGAGCGCTGGTCCATGCCCGGGTAAAACGCCTGGTCTTCGGAGCCAGGGACGAACGGACGGGAGCCTGCGGAAGTCTTTACGATCTGGTGAGGGACCCGCGCCTGAACCACCGTCTCGAGGTGGAGGAAGGGATCCTGGCCGAGGAGGCCGCCCTACTCCTTCGGGAATTCTTCCGGCTACGCCGTTGA